In Xylocopa sonorina isolate GNS202 chromosome 3, iyXylSono1_principal, whole genome shotgun sequence, one genomic interval encodes:
- the LOC143422093 gene encoding RISC-loading complex subunit TARBP2 isoform X2 — protein MMAKKLIVPNYELIHDGGGTHINSFTYRVSCDGLCADGTGRSKKDAKHEAAKAMLEAIAAHRGYPQLPASPAQSPIRTPLPPTIPEVERIPPSVPFVNAVGALQDLCTENNLNQPEYEQISAVGPAHAKIFTIHCKVATFVEAGVARTKKQAKQYAAKKMLDKLSDLVPDLSDTKQTEKTSSEIAKARYPVLSRLSSSKKINLGIKVKGYHNQLKDSVEEEIRKEVIEKLESLTSNNDTCITEEFVENLITKLKDIIAILSLEISILDLNSSNPAVYVAAMRINSSPAIVQVANGDTKLKAVYNTILKIINTVLFFLK, from the exons ATGATGGCAAAAAAGCTAATAGTGCCAAATTATGAGCTGATACACGACGGAGGAGGAACTCATATAAATAGTTTTACATATCGAGTCTCATGCGATGGTCTGTGTGCTGATGGAACTGGACGTTCTAAAAAGGATGCTAAGCATGAGGCTGCAAAGGCAATGTTGGAAGCAATTGCAGCGCATAGGGGATACCCACAATTGCCAGCATCGCCAGCACAGTCTCCTATAAGGACACCTTTACCTCCAACAATTCCTGAAGTAGAAAGAATTCCTCCATCTGTTCCATTTGTCAATGCTGTTGGTGCTTTGCAA GATTTGTGTACGGAAAATAATTTAAATCAGCCTGAATATGAACAAATTAGCGCTGTTGGGCCTGCACATGCAAAAATTTTtactattcattgtaaagtagcTACTTTTGTAGAAGCTGGTGTTGCGAGAACAAAAAAGCAAGCCAAACAATATGCTGCAAAAAAAATGTTGGACAAATTATCTGACTTAGTGCCAGATTTAAGTGACACAAAGCAAACTGAAAAGACTAGCAGTGAGATTGCAAAGGCTCGCTATCCTGTGCTTTCAAGGTTATCCTCaagtaaaaaaattaatttaggtATTAAGGTAAAAGGTTATCACAACCAACTAAAAGATTCTGTTGAAGAAGAAATACGCAAGGAAGTGATTGAAAAATTGGAATCTTTGACTTCAAATAATGATACCTGTATCACTGAGGAATTTGTAGAAAATCTAATTACTAAATTAAAAGATATAATAGCGATTCTAAGTTTGGAAATTTCAATATTAGATTTAAATTCCAGTAATCCAGCTGTTTATGTTGCAGCTATGAGAATAAATAGTTCTCCTGCTATTGTTCAAGTTGCAAATGGAGATACCAAATTAAAAGCTGTATATAAtacaatattaaaaataatCAATACCGTACTATTTTTTCTAAAATAA
- the LOC143422093 gene encoding RISC-loading complex subunit TARBP2 isoform X1, which produces MSKTPVSILQEMMAKKLIVPNYELIHDGGGTHINSFTYRVSCDGLCADGTGRSKKDAKHEAAKAMLEAIAAHRGYPQLPASPAQSPIRTPLPPTIPEVERIPPSVPFVNAVGALQDLCTENNLNQPEYEQISAVGPAHAKIFTIHCKVATFVEAGVARTKKQAKQYAAKKMLDKLSDLVPDLSDTKQTEKTSSEIAKARYPVLSRLSSSKKINLGIKVKGYHNQLKDSVEEEIRKEVIEKLESLTSNNDTCITEEFVENLITKLKDIIAILSLEISILDLNSSNPAVYVAAMRINSSPAIVQVANGDTKLKAVYNTILKIINTVLFFLK; this is translated from the exons ATGAGTAAAACACCAGTATCTATATTGCAAGAAATGATGGCAAAAAAGCTAATAGTGCCAAATTATGAGCTGATACACGACGGAGGAGGAACTCATATAAATAGTTTTACATATCGAGTCTCATGCGATGGTCTGTGTGCTGATGGAACTGGACGTTCTAAAAAGGATGCTAAGCATGAGGCTGCAAAGGCAATGTTGGAAGCAATTGCAGCGCATAGGGGATACCCACAATTGCCAGCATCGCCAGCACAGTCTCCTATAAGGACACCTTTACCTCCAACAATTCCTGAAGTAGAAAGAATTCCTCCATCTGTTCCATTTGTCAATGCTGTTGGTGCTTTGCAA GATTTGTGTACGGAAAATAATTTAAATCAGCCTGAATATGAACAAATTAGCGCTGTTGGGCCTGCACATGCAAAAATTTTtactattcattgtaaagtagcTACTTTTGTAGAAGCTGGTGTTGCGAGAACAAAAAAGCAAGCCAAACAATATGCTGCAAAAAAAATGTTGGACAAATTATCTGACTTAGTGCCAGATTTAAGTGACACAAAGCAAACTGAAAAGACTAGCAGTGAGATTGCAAAGGCTCGCTATCCTGTGCTTTCAAGGTTATCCTCaagtaaaaaaattaatttaggtATTAAGGTAAAAGGTTATCACAACCAACTAAAAGATTCTGTTGAAGAAGAAATACGCAAGGAAGTGATTGAAAAATTGGAATCTTTGACTTCAAATAATGATACCTGTATCACTGAGGAATTTGTAGAAAATCTAATTACTAAATTAAAAGATATAATAGCGATTCTAAGTTTGGAAATTTCAATATTAGATTTAAATTCCAGTAATCCAGCTGTTTATGTTGCAGCTATGAGAATAAATAGTTCTCCTGCTATTGTTCAAGTTGCAAATGGAGATACCAAATTAAAAGCTGTATATAAtacaatattaaaaataatCAATACCGTACTATTTTTTCTAAAATAA